The following proteins are co-located in the Apium graveolens cultivar Ventura chromosome 5, ASM990537v1, whole genome shotgun sequence genome:
- the LOC141660523 gene encoding uncharacterized protein LOC141660523 — MAVTIKNATKEYKYPFDERGRTSLLDDCEREVEKECAPVTGTWVTQGTSIVSDGWTNVKKRPLINVVTSNSHGSIFSMTNITSLSFVSLDISGDNYLSWVQDVKLHLGSKKLSDTIKAENKSTAEENFTSIIFLRHHMHEDLKSEYFEVEDPFILWENLKDRFDHKKLVYLPAAENDWANLRLQDFKSVRAYSSALFKISSRLIMCGEKVTEKRKIDKTLSPFHPNNINLAEMYRERKFTKFGDLLSTLLVAEQNHELVIKNHLSRPTGYAPLPEVNNMSFQQNVRGRGYRGGRGQGRYHGRGRSHGHFRPYNNSGHRKWQSESQSKRKASRGGKTENVCYRCGMNGH; from the exons ATGGCCGTAACAATAAAGAATGCTACTAAAGAATATAAATATCCATTTGATGAGAGAGGAAGAACATCATTACTTGATGATTGTGAGAGAGAAGTTGAGAAAGAGTGTGCTCCAGTGACCGGTACTTGGGTGACTCAAGGGACATCCATAGTCTCTGATGGGTGGACAAATGTTAAAAAAAGACCACTTATTAATGTTGTTACATCTAATAGTCATGGTTCCAT ATTTAGTATGACAAATATTACAAGCTTGTCGTTCGTTTCCTTGGACATTTCTGGcgataattatttatcatgggtACAAGATGTAAAGTTGCACTTGGGTTCAAAGAAATTAAGCGATACAATAAAGGCAGAAAATAAATCGACGGCTGAAGAAAACTTTACCTCCATAATTTTTCTCCGACACCACATGCATGAAGATTTAAAATCTGAGTACTTCGAAGTCGAGGATCCttttattttatgggaaaatttaaAGGATAGGTTCGATCACAAGAAACTAGTTTATCTACCTGCAGCTGAAAATGATTGGGCTAATTTAAGACTTCAGGATTTTAAGAGTGTCCGAGCATATAGCTCTGCTTTGTTCAAAATAAGTTCTAGGCTTATTATGTGCGGTGAGAAAGTTACGGAAAAAAGAAAAATCGATAAAACACTATCACCTTTTCACCCCAACAATATCAACTTAGCAGAGATGTACAGGGAGCGCAAATTCACTAAATTCGGGGATCTTCTATCAACTCTCCTCGTTGCTGAACAAAATCATGAATTGGTGATTAAGAATCATCTATCCCGTCCAACAGGATATGCCCCATTACCAGAAGTAAATAACATGTCATTCCAGCAGAATGTACGTGGAAGAGGGTATAGAGGTGGACGGGGCCAAGGGCGGTACCATGGACGAGGTCGGAGCCACGGGCATTTTCGTCCATATAACAACTCTGGTCACCGGAAGTGGCAATCTGAATCACAGAGTAAAAGAAAGGCATCACGAGGAGGAAAAACTGAAAATGTTTGCTATAGGTGCGGCATGAATGGGCACTAG
- the LOC141660524 gene encoding secreted RxLR effector protein 161-like: MGTSTEVNDAVIYLKTEFEMKDLGKTKYCLGIQVEHLSTGIFLHQTTYTEKVLNRFYMEKCHPLTTPMVVRSLEPDKDPFRPQEDNEDVLGPEILYLGAIGALMYLANNTRPDIAFAVNLLARFSSAPMDRHWNGIKHIFRYLRGTTDFGLFFPKNSTSQLIGYADAGYLSDPHFGKSQTGYVFTYCGTAISWKSTKQTTVATSTNHSELIAIHEASRECVWL; this comes from the exons ATGG GAACATCTACAGAGGTTAATGATGCTGTCATATACCTAAAGacagagtttgaaatgaaagatcttggaaagACAAAATATTGTCTTGGGATACAAGTCGAGCACTTGTCAACAGGAATTTTCCTCCACCAAACCACATATACAGAAAAGGTTTTGAACAGATTTTACATGGAAAAATGTCATCCATTGACTACTCCAATGGTGGTTAGATCTTTAGAGCCTGATAAAGATCCATTTCGACCACAAGAAGATAATGAAGATGTTCTTGGTCCTGAAATCCTATATCTAGGCGCGATTGGTGCGCTTATGTATCTTGCAAATAATACAAGGCCAGATATTGCATTTGCTGTGAATTTATTGGCTAGATTTAGCTCTGCTCCGATGGACAGACATTGGAATGGGATCAAACATATATTTCGTTATCTTCGTGGAACAACAGACTTTGGATTATTCTTCCCGAAAAACTCGACATCTCAGTTAATTGGATATGCAGACGCTGGATATttgtcagatcctcattttggtaaatcacaaactggatatgtgtttacatATTGCGGTACAGCCATTTCCTGGAAATCTACGAAGCAAACTACAGTGGCAACCTCAACAAATCACTCAGAACTCATTGCAATTCATGAAGCCAGTAGAGAATGTGTTTGGTTGTGA